In the genome of Gemmatimonadales bacterium, the window ACGCCGGCTGGCGTCGGAGAAGGCCGGCATCGCCGGTCCGCGGACCGTCCGCGGCGCTGCGATCGCGAGCAGTCGTGCGGTGCGCGCACGAAGTTCGGTCACCTCGGCGTGCTGCGCACGACAGATCAGGCATCCCAGCAGATGCTCGGCGATCTCTACGCGCTGCGGCGGGGAAAGCTCCCCGTCGGAGTAGGCGTGCAGTTCCTCTTCAGGAATGTGCGGTCGCACGACGTTGCTCAACCCGGTGTTCCTCCATCATATCGTGGGCGGCCACGAGTCGCTTGCGCGCCCGGGCCAGGGTGGTGCCAACGGCTCCGACGGCAAGACCTGTCTGTTCGGCGATCTCGGGATATGACATCCCGGCGTCCCAGAGAAGGAGCACTTCGCGATCGCGCGGCGACAGCGTGGCCAGCGCGCGCTTCACTTCCGCTTCCTGCTCCTCGTGATCCATGCCGTCTTCCACATCCGAGTTCTTGGCCGGTGACGCGATCGGTTCGTGCGTCAGGAGCACCAGATGCTTGCGACGGCGGATCGCAGCCCGGGCTTCGTCGCGGGCGATATTGGCCGCCACCGCGAAGACCCAGGAGCGTGGTTTTTCAGGTTGGTGTGCCAGCGCCCGCATGAAAACTTCCTGGGCGAGATCCTCGGCTCGATCCGCATCCCACACCTTGCGGTAGAGGAAGCGAACGACGGCATCGTAGGTTGTCCGGTACAGGCCATCCAGATCGAACGCCATTCCGGTTCTCCTGGCTACAAGTGCAAGTGTACGAATAGTCGGTTTGGTGACGTCCGGGTAGCAGGGAATGCACACACAGGTAGTATGGTAGTCGCCGAGGCCCGAAGGAATGCCGAAAACGGCGGGGCGAGCCTCCTCGGAACGGCCGTCACACTTTGAGACGGGTATTTCGGAAGGCGCACCCAGGATGGAGCCCCGACCGCTTCTCTGGCCACTTGCTGCACATGATCGGCTTCGCCGGGCGCCCGTCGGCGCGGGTCCGGCCGTGGAGTCGGCACGCCCCCGAGGTATCGAGGTACCCGCAGGCCGAGATGATCTCGACCACGAGCCGGTCGTCCTCTTCCCGATCGG includes:
- a CDS encoding sigma-70 family RNA polymerase sigma factor produces the protein MCIPCYPDVTKPTIRTLALVARRTGMAFDLDGLYRTTYDAVVRFLYRKVWDADRAEDLAQEVFMRALAHQPEKPRSWVFAVAANIARDEARAAIRRRKHLVLLTHEPIASPAKNSDVEDGMDHEEQEAEVKRALATLSPRDREVLLLWDAGMSYPEIAEQTGLAVGAVGTTLARARKRLVAAHDMMEEHRVEQRRATAHS